ATCGTTTAACTGCTTTTAACCCTTTAcatcttagatacgtattttgatccatttgtagtcccttagaaagttaatttcaattaaaaacccttctcactagattcaagttttaaaggcttcatttcaaacccatagatactgatgagcagcaaacagcataacatctaaacagactgcgagtaacttccaggctgttctggttttatgctggttgcctgtagccatttttactttgcttcttggAAAGGGGTTAATAAATGCATTCGACGTGAATCATTGAGTCTGAAAATGAATCAATGTATACTAAACAATGCTACAACAGCTTCAACTTCATAGgcattttgataaatttaacttATATCGAAATTCAAACACCAGCAACTCGAAATGCATTGTTCCCTCAAGCATTTATTTCTAACAATAGAAAACATGCTGACCAGAAACACGCTTAGAAAAATCGCAATTCCTGAATAAGAGTCGTAGTTTAATATAATATACgtatttattgaaatgacaaCATGACTTTATTTCACGTTTGCACTTACATAAACAATTAAGATGTGTTCGGGATCAGTCtttaacccttttagcgctggaaccgaattttgaaggcctttgcaaacagtttggatcctgatgagacgccacaaaacgtggcgtctcatcaggatccaaactttttgctattctgatagtattcgttgaaaaataaatcgaagaaaatgctaattttagaaattcagcagataacattttagcagacgacaaatttcccagcatgcaaagggttaaacaatgcCTGAACCTGTCTTACAAGGAGCCATGTTCGTTGTATTTGGTATAATTTGAGCCtcggaaaaacagggcttaatgcatatgcgttaagtttAATCCCacaccagcctgtgcagtcctcacagggacgacaatttccgcttaaatgtaagttttcgtttcaatgaagtccatTCTAACCGAAAATAAGGTAAAGTGTcgcccatgattagcctgtgtgaattgCAGAGGCGTGTATGATAAGACGCTTCACGCATATGCGTTACGCTCAGATTTATTAGAACGAGGCTCGATAGTTCCGTCTTATATTGCACGATATTCTAACTCTAAGTATGTGCTATTTATCACatctgataaaaaaataagcGAAATCATATAATACGAGGACATTGTTCCGATTATGAATTCGTGGGGTAATCGATGAGGCgtaaatgtattaattaaacgTATTTATATtatccctattttttttttaaaaacgtgaTCATGTTGTTAATATTAATTGTACTATTGCAAAACATTCCGACAATAAAAAAGAGCGCATAAAAACCAATGAGATGATTTAATTAAAACGACGAAATGAATGTATTCggtttatataaaatgttaatttgaTATGTTAAGTTTTACTGAGTTTTATTTCAGTTTAGTTATTATTATACCTTAGGTTATCTTAAGTGGGTTAACACCGTAGGTCTTTGGAACCTCTGTAGTGGCCTCTTCTTCGTCGTCACTGGTTACTAAGCTACTTCCGGTTATTATTGTGATACATTCACACTTATAGTCATACATCATAGGATGATATATCCATTATTTGTCcagacattttttaaatgtgttattgcTCTTGGCTGTAACTATCGCATTTGGTAAATTAGTCCACACGTTTACAATACGGTTtgagaaaaagttattgcaaacgtTGCGTTTACACCTGTGTTTAATAAGTTTCAAAAGTAGATCTCTAGTTATTATTATTCAGACTAAAACTTTCAGCTGTAGTTCGTTTGTCATATATATTGTTCAAGATCTTGTATGTTTTTCTCATTTCTCCATGTAGTCGGCGAAATTTTAAAGTGGgtagtttaataaatttaagtatTTTCTCGTATAAGATATTCTTAAGTTTTGGTAACATTTTTGTTGCTCTACGTTGTATATTTTCAATACTATCAATGTCTTTAATTTAAGTTGACCACCATACGCTACTAGCGTATTTTAGGTGTCGTCTAACGATAAACTTGAATAACAATCGGAAGCTTCTATTATCTCGATAATTAAACGATCGTCctagtaataaaataatattgttgtcTTTATTTATTTGGTTTTGTATGTGTTCATCAAATCTTAGTTTTGTGTCTATTGTTACTCAAACATCTTTTTCATTTGCAACGCTATCTAGGAAAACTTGGCCTCCTTTATATTTTTGCATAGTATAGGAACTTGTTTCTGGTTTTTGTTGTTGATATCGGCAATACTTTGAACGTGTAAGGGTGAAACTTTAACAACCATATTCGGCTCCTTTTGAAAAGTGTATATCTTTTAAAAGAATTTACTGATCAGCCTTGGTGGATATCTCACGATATATATTTGTATCATCTGCGAACAAGAAGATGTTGGAGTCCACACATTTTGGTAAGTCATTTATGAACACCACTAATAGGATGGGTCTTGCAACTGATCCCTGGGGGATGCTACTGGTGACGTCGTACCATTTGGCATATTTCCCATAGATTTGTACTATTTGTTTACGGTTGCTTAAAAAGTTCTGTACCCATTTACATGTTTATGGGCTAATACCTTATCTTCTCATTTTATCGTGTGAAGCTAGTTTTTTATATCTCCTTTCTTAAATAATTCTACAATATGAACAACATATGTATATGGTTTAAACCAACACACACCAACGCTCGATCACTGGTGTGCACGATCATATCAAATTTACTATGCAACGAATGCGTTCCATTCCGTACCTTTGAATTCATATTGACTACATTGTTGCAATTTATTATATATCAATTATCAGTTATATCGTGTCTGTTTTTAACGAAGCGACCGATAAGGCAATGAGGGCACATTATATGTACAGTAGTAATAGAGACGCGTAATGCCATCTAATTATCATGGTATTATGCtttgatgatatatatttggAAAAGAAAAATATACTCGAGCATTATacgttatattttattaatacatgcatatatatttcAAAGTATGTTCCATTGGTGATACAATAATTGAACTCTGATTTATAATCAATAAATACGTAACATCACAAAgtccaattttaaattatttgttcacAAAAATACAGCAAAACGTGTACAATGTGTATGCTAAAATCCATGCCAACCACCATACACGCCATGTGCACCAGCTATTCTTAAACTAAAACTTCCAGCACCATCCATATCCTACATTCCAGGACGGCCTACTATTCCTGCATACCCAAAACCATGCCCTCCTGTCATCGGGCCACCAAAGTGACCAAAAGCTCCCATACCTCCGCCTCCGGGCATTGGCCCGGATCCCCCGAAAGCAATTCCTCCCCCGTGACCTCCTCCAAAACCCCCACCAAAGACACCCGCCATTCCTCCGCCTCCACCTAAACCACCATGAGGTCCCATTCCTCCCATACTTCCACTACCGGGCATGGTACCTAATCCGCCGAAACCAACTCCAGAACTACTATATGGCCCCATTCCTCCAAAAGCCCCGATTCCACCCATTCCTCCTAAGCCTCCAGGCATAGCACCATGTCCACCAAAGCCCGCAGTTCCCCCACCAAATCCTCCTCCAACGCCTAGACCAGAACTACTGAATGGCCCCATTCCTCCAATAGCCCCGGGTCCACCCATTCCTCCTAAGCCTCCAGACATAGCACCATGTCCACCAAAGCCCGCACTTCCCCCACCAAATCCTCCTCCAACGCCTAGACCAGAACTACTGAATGGCCCCATTCCTCCAATTGACCCAGGTCCACCCATTCCTCCTAATCCTCCAGACAAAGCACCATGTCCACCAAAGCCCGAAATTCCCCCACCAAGTCCTCCCCCAACGCCTAGACCAGAACTACTGTACGACCCCATTCCTCCAAAAGCTCCGGGTCCACTCATTCCTCCTAAGCCTCCAGGTATAGCACCATGTCCACCGATTCCGCCACCAAGTCCTCCTCCAACGCCTAGACCAGAAGAACTGAATGACCCCATTCCTCCAACGGATCCAGGTCCACCCATGCCTCCGAAATCCCCTCCGGGCATTGAACCGTGTCCACCAAAGCCACCGATTTCTCCACCTAGTCCACCACCTAGGCCTGGACCAGAACCACCAAATGGCCCCATTCCTCCAACGGACGTTGCTCCTCCAATGCCGGGCATTGAGCCGGATCCACCGAAGCCACCAATTCCTCCAAGTCCACCACCGATGCCCTGACTAGAACCGCTATATGGCCCCATTACTCCAACAGAGCCCGCTCCTCCAAATGAGCCGGGGCCTCCAAATCCACCaattcctcctcctcctccaccaccgcCAGTACCACCTCCAATACCTGAGTCTGGTCCATATCCGCCAATTGGTCCACGGTCAAAACTTGGGCCGCTTCTGAAAGTGTCTCTTTGTTCAAATCCACCTCCCATTCCACCACTGCCACCAACACCAATACCACCTCCTAAACCTGAGTCTGGTCCAAATCCACCAATAGGTCCCCGCTCAAAACTTGGGCTTCCTCTGAGAGTTTCTCTGTTCTCAAATCCACCTCCCATTCCGCCGTCATTGCGGTCGTTATTCGTGTAAACAGGTCCACCAAATCCATTCGAGTCGGGTCGTTGACGATCAAAACTGGACGAGTCGAATCCTGATGCGAAAGACGGTGCCCTGTCAGAAGATCCAGAACTCCTGCCATCATTACGATTGAGTTCGCCTGGTACATAGTCACTACAACAATATATACACTTTTTAAAAAACTATAGACATAGACATTAAAGAAACCAGCAAAACTCATCAAAACTTTCGATCAGCCTTAAAGTATAATGGACGAGACGTATAATACAGCCCAAGCATAGATTTGGTCATAATACTCTTCGAAGTACATGTTAATTAACCACCATATAATCGGAAAGATGTGTTTATAAATTTTCATTTTGCATATTAAGTCTGGGTTTGCGTTTAGCCGAAATTCGACTGCACATTTGCTAAAAAATCATCGAGTCAGAAACATGTTTGATTGAGTCCCAAAATTTGGTTCCAATTTAAGGCATAAATATTTATGTGCTTAATAATTTTAAACGCGTCCTTTTCATTTTTCAAAGGACTTCCTTTTTGTCAAAGAAATGTCGAATATCATTCTTACAaaagcatattttatttaaattgaatacgTGTATTATGTTCATCAATCTTCATTAAATAACTAACTAAATTTTGAGGTATCAAcgtcaattgaaaaaaaaaaagaaatcaatgAAAGCTGTGCATGTTAATTTCATTTTTCTTAGGCTATTTGCATATTGGCCGTGCCCTgggaaatgggggtttaatgcatgtgcgtaaagcgtcgtcccaaataagcctgtgaagaccgcacaggctaatcaggagcgaaactttccgcttttatagtatttttcgttttcaGAGaatatcttcttagcaaaaaatccagttaaggcggaaagtgtcgtgcctgataagcgtgtgcggactgcacagactaatctgggacgacactttatacacatgcattaaacctgtttTTCAAAGAGCAAGGCCGTACGCTTTAAGTGAAATTTTAGCTGCGTCTCATTGAGGCATCAAGCTATGCTTTTTTCGTCTCTGGTATTtgcgttgaataaaaaaaaatatgtgaaaggCGTAAACGCGAAATTAGATTACACCTTCTGAATAAACATCTAAAACAATTATACAGAAAAAAATCCTTGTTTTACAATTTGCATTTTGATTAGATGGTTGGGGTCATTTCTGTGTACACTAAATACCCGGTACGTTTTTAACCGACTAAATATACGAATATAATGCCATAACTATTATTAGAAGCACTTAAATATTGCACACACCTGCTTCCGGTACGACTAGTGCCCCTTCCTTGCCCTGTTGCATGGCCAACGAGGATTCCACACAGTGTAAAGACACATAGCATTGACATCTGTAACACAATCAGGCAttgataaaatgtatgttaagTGAGTATGATATACATAGAAATATGTAAGCATAATAATGCTGGACACCGTGGAACAGATATTTAACCCGTTATAACATATGGGAGGCATTATATTACTAAAACTGTGATACGATACCTCACAAACACGAATTGTTTCATCGTTACagagtttaactctttcagtgctggaaccgaattttgaaggcctttgcaaacagtttggatcctgatgagacgccacaggcgtctcatcaggatccaaactgtttgctattcttatagtattctttgaaaaaaatcaaagaaaacgctaattttagaaattcagcagacgagattttagcagacgacaaatttcacagcatgcaaagggatatacATGCATACAAGAGTTTGACGCGTGTCAAGTTTTACTTTATTCACATAACTATTCAGTTTTGACGTTTACCATATTTGTGTTGCTTAATCAGATACTTTTTGTCAAATGTCCTAAATAGTTTCTAAATAACACGGCTTATTTtgtgctttccggtggtttatagagaaatatctgtaaaataaaagtggtatttcactgttttaaacagtgaaaaataacagtgaaaaataacgatatttttcactgttaaactgtgaaatgacgctgcgccactcgtgaaaagattattttatatgatcactcgtgaaataaaatcgatattccgtcgaatccaacaaatatcctctatgtaaatCTTTGAATCTGACGTTAAGGAAACAATAAGtttgatattaataaaatattaccttTTGTCTCGGGGATAGAGCTTGGCCGAGATAATCGCCTTGTCCTTCTGGATTCTCTTCAACAAGAAGACAAACTTTACCTACTTAGAAAAAACCAATTTGATATTGCACAACGTTCTGTCAATCTTTAATGAGAGATCGAGCAATATATTAAGACATATGGTTTAAACGTGATCAATCTTAATATTTTTGTCTGAAATGCTAATTGTACAACTATGAATCTGCGTCACATGCGGCCTAAGGGATCgtttattgatataaaacaaatGCGCTCGAAAGATcacacatatttaaacaaatatgttgatGTTGTGTTTTTGGTTAACTTTGATCAACTCATGATGCTCCACAAACAACTTAGATTTCATGGCGTGATTTGGAATACCTTAATCCGTATAAGTCAATAACTTAATTCTAAGCGtagtgtttaaaaaaagtaaGTGACGTTGTTGTTTACATgtcaatatgaaaaaaaacacgataaTAATTGAAACCATTTGCTTATGAACGAGTGATCTGTCACTTTGTGTTTTGCTGTTGTTTCAGTTGTTGTTAATTCACAAGCATCCATCGTAAAAACATTATTGCGAAAGGTCTAGACGGATTAGTTATTTGTTGTACTTCGCGATGAATGCGCTGCAGAATTAAATactgtttttaacccatttaagcctagtggactctcccatccttctaaattggatcaatttatttccaaaataagggatgtctagtatattttatctctatatttagaatatttcgtacagaaattcttATAAGGAaccagtgtagacccagatgaggtcTACGGTGATTGCCAATGCATTTTtttagatgctaggcataaatgggttgttTTTTAACAATACGATGAACAGAAACTAGTGTTAGGGAGTCTCTAAAGATTACTTAACATGTGTAATAGTATATTTTtgacaatatcttattattaaatATCCATATATGGTTTACAAAAATGCATGCAATGGCTTAGTCATACGATGTGAACTCTTTTTACATATTGATTGTGTAAttactattttgtttttaaatttaattgcattttaataaaattttaacataTGGTGCTAGGTGCTACGTAAGACATGTAaacattttcatgtacaaaaatatAAACGAAACATTCTTAATGATCATATATAAATTCATAGCTAGAGAGCAGCTAATTAATTGGTGATGTTAACAATGCAAACGGGTATTCATCGGAATGCGTTTCAATACGCTTATGAACGtttgaaatattgttataatCTTGACTTAAAGGTTTGTCTTATAGTATTTGACTTATTTCAAGCTGCCTAAGATGTCGTTTAATGCAAACGTGGTTTctaataattttcactgttcaaATCACCAATATTTTTGTGTATGATGCACCGCGCAAATATATATGTCTGACTAAGGGTGCACCACTCATAGATTCGTCTGCAATAGTCTTCGTATCATTATTTACTTGAAACAACCagttctgggagtgtaaacatattaaatctctatggaatcaaatgacaacctttctagagaaacaacaattaaatgttaaactatctctcttagacatcagtttaggggtaaagaccttcaaaatacaagaggttaataacgctgtgaattacataattatatgaaatattttatattcagcatgaaatacagaaaacaaataccaacaatgaactgttttatcaattatttaaaactgaagattcaaattgaataagaaattgccctaaacaatgatacactttatatatttgaacaaaaatggaaacacattaaactttcataaacaagtctagtatgctttctacccactttatgcaacccatccttattcataattattctgttctttttctttttcaatcTTTTTTAAACACCCgaagaaaaaatacatattaaccccttttttttaatcttaaggaaaccacatggtaaaaaaatatatattagcatatcttgtataaaatgtctgaacattattgctgctacatggtatcattttgttttatgatcatatatatCTATACATTGTATGCCTTATGTTGAATAAAAAAGATAAGAATAATTATTTACTTGTTTATTGTATTTACACGTATTTGCGataaaacataatgtttatattagaATTGTGTTATTGGACTTGTTTCAGTTTTTACAAAACTATACGAGTGTCAAATCTGCTCACTACAACTGACTCTGTGTCACGTTTTTACCGAAAACCcactacatgtatttgtaatGTAACACAAATATACGACACGGGCAAACACGTgaaatgttaataattttatgatatgttttgtttgaTAGCGGCATATAATTTGCCTAAATTAAATCGTGTTTTTACCAATACAATTTAACAGTACATTAAAACGTCATCcgtataagaagcaaagtgaaaattgatttttcaaccagcataaaaccagaacagcctgcgagtaactcgcagtatgttcaggttttatgctgtttgctgctcagcagtatctaagggttggaaataaagccttaaaaacttgaatctagtaagaacagtcttcaattaaatataacattcgAAGGGACTACGaatgcatgaaaatatgtatcttagtggtaaagcgTTAAAACGTCATCCGTATACAACCATCATTTACCACCTTTTGCATACAGCATGCTACTTACAATTCAATGCAAGGAATGCAtagttttttaatattatattcaaattATTCGAATAACGAACAGTgcaaattacatgtatttttatctAAATGGATTCATGCTTATAACAAtatgaacaagtttgaaaagtgaaAAGACACTATTTAAGGTTTTATTTTTGGACTTTATATCGAAAGAGGATATAAATTTGCAGGTCATATAGGCATAGCTTAAAGTAACACATGCGTTAAAACTATCACCAAAAACATAATATAAGATAATGTTTAaagtatgtatattttgttaaataattatcaAAGGTTTGACATCCTAGATTGtacgataaaaataaataacaatttttattttaataagtatCTCAACAATTATAAACCGTCACTTAAACAACACTACTTTTTAAAGACTCGAAAGTTGTACGCTACGGAACTGACGCAAAAGCcgataaaaatgacaaaacatttATCACCGCAGTGTTGTCGggttaaaataaatgtatgtctCATGTGTAAATACGTTTGAACGACTTCTCGGTAATAGTGCAATTATGATTGCGCTCAGGTCAGATGCTACAAATATATCATGACAGTGTGCAAGTTTGACCGTATTATAGATACTTAAAATGCACAGATCttccttttgattgattattttaaaataaataatgccaCAGAATATTAACTGCTTATTTAATCGTGTTTTATGTTTAACAAACTTCGCATCCGCAATCGTGATGAGACTAACGGGGAAAAGTGCCTGTCAATACTGAATTGATTTCTATTCTCCTACCGGTATTTTGCAGTAGATAAGTATGTTTATTCAATGTTCGTACTGACAAACCGTCCTTTTTACTGTCCGTCCGCAAAATTAATCACGTGTTTTCACACAAAAGTGCGTATGATATGCCCAATAAAGTggtatacatattttaatgacTATATGATTATGCTGGACAATTTATTTGTTTAGGTCAAATCGATTTAATTATTTACTTATGTAGAAAAAGATGGGCTACCTAaacgtatttttttaattcaatataatacatacaatgtatacatgtatatgatcatacaacaaagtgattgtaaaAAGCAATAAAGTTCGGACATtttatatgctaatatatatactttttttggttttcttaagattaaaaataaacacacaaaaaaaaacaaaaaaaaactggtttaatatgttttttctttggttgtttgtgatagggattttttttaaagagaaaagaaaagaacaacagaagaaaagttatgaacaattatgagttgtataaagtgggaataaaagcatactggacttgtgtgttttgttgtatattcacaatgatcttataagattgaaaaaaaatatatacaaaaatattttagaaagattaactaacattagagtgaaatgtatataagtggacaaacattatgagagtttaatccgattccatttttgttcaaagatttgtaatgtgtcattactgagggctatttctttctcgatttggatttttagtttaagcaattaaaatttggtacttgttttttgtacctcatgttaaagataaaatatttcatcaatataagaataaaattcacaaaattATTTCAGtcaattgatttcaatgagtaaattccgaaacttacatttaaggaagatagtttaacgttttgttgctgttgttcaagaaaagatactaattgattgcaaataggctggatgtgtttacACTCCCAAAAAatatgttctatagtttcgatgttttcaccgcagaagtcacacagatttgagttagataatttgcatttaaagagatatttagttgtagctataattctacggatgtatttatattgaaaatttctcagtgtgctttgaatagttgctttatatggcattgtaaatatgtgtttccaattaagttcatgttctccgaaaaggacttgccatttatttttggttttggagttttctgtagggttttaatttgtagtgtgtaaaatattttattcgttttgttttttcttccatgtaggttttctacgaatgttgtttgagtacatggtgtattatttgtattgatttcagatttaatatgtatgggtatgcttttgataagtgtatagtactttataaaattatttgaaggtattccgtatgtgtagcatatatcatcaaaaaagtagaaatccttaattctgtagtcatataattggtcgacatatttaatgcttcgttcaaaccaatctttatagaaaaacgtcttattgtttgaagttgtctttattgttccataaaatagttttactgctggtttgggtttctatgttatgagtgacatcactccatgctgatagaacatcagacagaaatatgttttcgtttgcaatttcatgtaagaaagtattgctgatgttacattcaaaaagtaaggagtcaccttATTGTTTTAGGAATTTTCTGAaataataatttccatttacttgtattggtattatctaggtatcttttaacccagctacatttgattgcattcaagaatgagtcaatgttcgttaattggatacctccattttctacagattgaattaactgagttcgttttattttatcaggcttaccgtcccatatgaaattaaatattactaattttatatcgttaataacataattttgtGGATTTGGttgaactgttaatacataaataaattaaggaagtgcaaacgttttcaatactgtgttttttccgattagtgtaagtttacggtgatgccatgattataaggagtttttaaaattctgtaatttaggtagtatgtttttaagaactgtatccttttcattatttgtgaaagtaattcctaacgttgtggcttcatcggatgtccaattaaatttaatttaatttttatatt
This sequence is a window from Dreissena polymorpha isolate Duluth1 chromosome 16, UMN_Dpol_1.0, whole genome shotgun sequence. Protein-coding genes within it:
- the LOC127862254 gene encoding uncharacterized protein LOC127862254 translates to MSMLCVFTLCGILVGHATGQGRGTSRTGSSDYVPGELNRNDGRSSGSSDRAPSFASGFDSSSFDRQRPDSNGFGGPVYTNNDRNDGGMGGGFENRETLRGSPSFERGPIGGFGPDSGLGGGIGVGGSGGMGGGFEQRDTFRSGPSFDRGPIGGYGPDSGIGGGTGGGGGGGGIGGFGGPGSFGGAGSVGVMGPYSGSSQGIGGGLGGIGGFGGSGSMPGIGGATSVGGMGPFGGSGPGLGGGLGGEIGGFGGHGSMPGGDFGGMGGPGSVGGMGSFSSSGLGVGGGLGGGIGGHGAIPGGLGGMSGPGAFGGMGSYSSSGLGVGGGLGGGISGFGGHGALSGGLGGMGGPGSIGGMGPFSSSGLGVGGGFGGGSAGFGGHGAMSGGLGGMGGPGAIGGMGPFSSSGLGVGGGFGGGTAGFGGHGAMPGGLGGMGGIGAFGGMGPYSSSGVGFGGLGTMPGSGSMGGMGPHGGLGGGGGMAGVFGGGFGGGHGGGIAFGGSGPMPGGGGMGAFGHFGGPMTGGHGFGYAGIVGRPGM